A genomic segment from Ornithorhynchus anatinus isolate Pmale09 chromosome 16, mOrnAna1.pri.v4, whole genome shotgun sequence encodes:
- the EMX2 gene encoding homeobox protein EMX2 isoform X1 produces MFQPAPKRCFTIESLVAKDSPLPASRSEDPIRPAALSYATSNPMNPFLNGFHTAAGRGVYTNPDLVFAEAVSHPPNPAVPVHPVPPPHALAAHPLPSSHSPHPLFASPQQRDPSTFYPWLIHRYRYLGHRFQGNETSPESFLLHNALARKPKRIRTAFSPSQLLRLEHAFEKNHYVVGAERKQLAHSLSLTETQVKVWFQNRRTKFKRQKLEEEGSDSQQKKKGTHHINRWRIATKQASPEEIDVTSDD; encoded by the exons ATGTTCCAGCCGGCGCCCAAGCGCTGCTTCACCATCGAGTCGCTGGTGGCCAAGGACAGCCCCCTGCCCGCGTCCCGATCCGAAGACCCCATCCGGCCGGCGGCGCTCAGCTatgccacctccaaccccatgaaCCCCTTCCTCAACGGCTTCCACACGGCCGCCGGCCGGGGCGTCTACACCAACCCGGACTTGGTCTTCGCCGAAGCGGTGTCGCACCCGCCCAACCCCGCCGTCCCGGTCCACCCGGTGCCGCCGCCGCACGCCCTGgccgcccaccccctgccctcctcgcACTCGCCCCACCCCCTCTTTGCCTCGCCGCAGCAGAGGGACCCGTCCACCTTCTACCCCTGGCTTATCCACCGCTACCGGTATCTGGGCCACAGGTTTCAAG GGAACGAGACCAGCCCCGAGAGTTTCCTCTTGCACAATGCACTGGCCCGAAAGCCCAAGCGGATCCGCACAGCCTTCTCCCCGTCCCAGCTACTGAGGCTGGAGCACGCCTTCGAGAAGAACCACTACGTGGTCGGGGCAGAAAGGAAACAGCTGGCCCACAGCCTCAGCCTCACGGAAACTCAG GTAAAAGTATGGTTTCAGAACAGAAGGACGAAGTTCAAACGGCagaagttggaggaagaaggTTCGGATTCCCAACAGAAGAAAAAAGGGACCCATCATATTAATCGATGGAGAATCGCGACCAAACAGGCCAGTCCAGAGGAAATAGACGTCACTTCAGACGAttaa
- the EMX2 gene encoding homeobox protein EMX2 isoform X2 has protein sequence MFQPAPKRCFTIESLVAKDSPLPASRSEDPIRPAALSYATSNPMNPFLNGFHTAAGRGVYTNPDLVFAEAVSHPPNPAVPVHPVPPPHALAAHPLPSSHSPHPLFASPQQRDPSTFYPWLIHRYRYLGHRFQGKSMVSEQKDEVQTAEVGGRRFGFPTEEKRDPSY, from the exons ATGTTCCAGCCGGCGCCCAAGCGCTGCTTCACCATCGAGTCGCTGGTGGCCAAGGACAGCCCCCTGCCCGCGTCCCGATCCGAAGACCCCATCCGGCCGGCGGCGCTCAGCTatgccacctccaaccccatgaaCCCCTTCCTCAACGGCTTCCACACGGCCGCCGGCCGGGGCGTCTACACCAACCCGGACTTGGTCTTCGCCGAAGCGGTGTCGCACCCGCCCAACCCCGCCGTCCCGGTCCACCCGGTGCCGCCGCCGCACGCCCTGgccgcccaccccctgccctcctcgcACTCGCCCCACCCCCTCTTTGCCTCGCCGCAGCAGAGGGACCCGTCCACCTTCTACCCCTGGCTTATCCACCGCTACCGGTATCTGGGCCACAGGTTTCAAG GTAAAAGTATGGTTTCAGAACAGAAGGACGAAGTTCAAACGGCagaagttggaggaagaaggTTCGGATTCCCAACAGAAGAAAAAAGGGACCCATCATATTAA